A genomic region of Alnus glutinosa chromosome 11, dhAlnGlut1.1, whole genome shotgun sequence contains the following coding sequences:
- the LOC133881466 gene encoding cellulose synthase-like protein D4: protein MASLSSQPSKTAIRSAAGSIGSHGNRNSSRPTVKFARRTSSGRYVNLSRDELDMSGEISGDLTNYTVHMPPTPDNQPMDLSVAAVKAEEQYVSNSLFTACSMPACDGQIMKDERGADVLPCDCRFKICRDCYMDAQKETGRCPGCKEPYKVRDYEDDAPNFSSGVFPFPAPDGLKRDASNMSMIKTNHSGELDHNQWLFEMKGTYGVGSAFWPEDDTYVGDEDDGFKGGVMESMDKPWKPLSRKLPVPASIISPYRLLVLVRLVVLCLFLQWRIKHPNDDAVWLWLMSVVCEIWFAFSWLLDQIPKLCPINRSTDLQVLHDKFDMPSPSNPTGRSDLPAVDLFVSTADPEKEPPLVTANTILSILAVDYPVEKIACYISDDGGSLLTFEAMAEAASFADSWVPFCRKHGIEPRNPESYFSLKVDPTKNKIRSDFVKDRRKIKREYDEFKVRINGLPDSIRRRSDAFNAREEMKMLKLMRERGADPLKPIIKAQKATWMSDGTHWPGTWSIPASEHSKGDHAGILQVMLKPPSNDPLMGDADDKIIDFTDVDIRLPMFVYVSREKRPGYDHNKKAGAMNALVRTSAILSNGPFILNLDCDHYIYNCQAIREGMCFMMDRGGENICYIQFPQRFEGIDPSDRYANHNTVFFDGNMRALDGVQGPVYVGTGCMFRRIALYGFDPPQPENFAEKIDSETEALRPTDFDNELDVNLLPKRFGNSTMLAESIPIAEYQGRPLADHPAVKYGRPPGALRVPREPLDAAAVAEAVSVISCWYEDKTEWGDRVGWIYGSVTEDVVTGYRMHNRGWRSVYCITNRDAFRGSAPINLTDRLHQVLRWATGSVEIFFSRNNALLGSRRLKFLQRMAYLNVGIYPFTSVFLIVYCFLPALSLFSGQFIVQDLNTAFLIYLLIIVVCLIALAILEVKWSGVGLEEWWRNEQFWLISGTSSHLAAVVQGLLKVIAGIEISFTLTSKSSGEDIDDIYADLYLVKWTSLMIPPIVIAMLNIVGIAVAFSRTIYSTSPQWSKFIGGAFFSFWVLVHLYPFAKGLMGRRGKTPTVVFVWSGLIAITLSLLWIAINPPNGSSTQGIGGGFQFP from the exons ATGGCATCCCTTTCCAGCCAACCATCAAAGACTGCCATACGCAGCGCTGCGGGTTCTATTGGCTCTCATGGCAACCGGAATTCAAGCAGGCCAACTGTTAAATTTGCGAGACGAACTTCGAGCGGGCGGTATGTCAATCTGTCGAGAGACGAGCTTGATATGTCGGGAGAGATATCAGGGGACTTAACGAACTACACTGTGCACATGCCTCCTACACCGGACAACCAGCCCATGGACTTGTCTGTGGCGGCTGTGAAGGCTGAAGAGCAATACGTTTCAAATTCTTTATTTACTGCATGTTCTATGCCGGCTTGTGATGGCCAGATTATGAAGGATGAGAGGGGAGCTGATGTACTCCCTTGTGATTGCAG GTTCAAAATTTGCAGAGATTGCTACATGGATGCCCAAAAAGAAACCGGTCGATGTCCAGGTTGCAAGGAGCCATATAAAGTCAGGGATTATGAGGATGATGCACCCAATTTTTCAAGCGGGGTATTCCCATTTCCAGCCCCAGATGGCCTTAAAAGGGATGCTAGTAATATGTCGATGATAAAGACAAACCACAGTGGAGAACTTGATCACAACCAGTGGTTGTTCGAGATGAAGGGTACTTATGGAGTTGGCAGTGCCTTTTGGCCTGAAGATGACACATACGTGGGTGATGAGGATGATGGATTCAAAGGAGGTGTAATGGAATCAATGGATAAGCCGTGGAAGCCCCTAAGTCGGAAATTGCCAGTCCCAGCAAGCATCATTAGCCCTTACAG GTTGCTGGTCTTGGTTCGGCTCGTTGTGCTGTGTCTCTTCTTGCAATGGAGAATAAAACACCCAAACGACGATGCAGTGTGGCTGTGGCTCATGTCAGTGGTGTGTGAGATATGGTTTGCCTTCTCTTGGCTCCTTGACCAGATTCCCAAGCTCTGCCCCATCAACCGTTCAACTGACCTACAAGTCCTTCATGACAAGTTTGATATGCCATCACCATCTAATCCCACTGGTCGCTCAGACCTTCCTGCCGTCGACCTGTTTGTCTCCACAGCTGATCCTGAAAAAGAGCCACCTCTAGTCACTGCCAACACTATCCTTTCAATTCTAGCTGTTGATTACCCAGTGGAAAAGATTGCATGTTACATTTCTGATGATGGAGGTTCCCTCCTCACCTTTGAGGCTATGGCTGAGGCTGCAAGTTTTGCCGATTCATGGGTTCCATTCTGTCGAAAACATGGTATTGAGCCAAGAAATCCTGAAAGCTACTTCAGCTTGAAAGTTGACCCAACCAAGAACAAGATCAGGTCAGATTTCGTGAAGGATAGGAGAAAGATCAAGAGGGAGTATGACGAATTCAAGGTCAGAATTAATGGGCTTCCAGACTCGATTAGGAGGAGATCAGATGCATTCAATGCGAGGGAGGAAATGAAGATGTTGAAGCTCATGAGGGAGAGAGGGGCTGACCCTTTGAAGCCAATTATAAAGGCCCAGAAAGCCACATGGATGTCGGATGGCACCCATTGGCCTGGCACTTGGTCCATCCCTGCCAGTGAACATTCCAAAGGTGACCATGCAGGAATTCTTCAG GTGATGCTAAAGCCCCCAAGCAATGACCCATTAATGGGAGATGCAGACGACAAGATCATAGACTTCACAGATGTGGACATACGCCTCCCCATGTTTGTATATGTATCACGTGAGAAGCGGCCAGGATATGATCATAACAAGAAAGCCGGCGCAATGAACGCCCTGGTACGAACATCAGCTATCCTATCCAATGGCCCATTTATTCTCAACCTTGACTGTGACCACTACATATACAACTGCCAAGCTATCCGTGAAGGAATGTGCTTCATGATGGATCGAGGTGGCGAGAACATCTGCTACATTCAGTTCCCACAGAGATTTGAAGGCATTGATCCTTCTGACCGCTATGCCAATCACAACACCGTCTTCTTCGACGGCAACATGCGTGCCCTTGATGGTGTGCAG GGCCCAGTTTATGTGGGAACTGGCTGCATGTTCAGGAGGATAGCACTGTACGGTTTTGACCCACCACAAcctgaaaattttgctgaaaagaTCGACTCTGAGACAGAGGCTTTGAGGCCAACGGACTTCGATAATGAGCTGGACGTGAATCTACTGCCCAAGCGTTTTGGAAACTCTACAATGCTGGCTGAATCAATACCCATAGCTGAGTACCAAGGTCGCCCCCTTGCTGATCACCCTGCAGTCAAGTATGGAAGACCTCCCGGTGCTCTCAGAGTCCCACGTGAGCCACTTGATGCTGCTGCAGTTGCCGAAGCGGTCTCCGTTATTTCTTGTTG GTATGAGGACAAGACAGAATGGGGCGACCGGGTGGGATGGATTTATGGCTCAGTAACTGAAGACGTGGTGACAGGCTACCGCATGCACAACCGTGGATGGCGCTCAGTCTATTGCATCACTAATCGTGATGCATTTCGTGGGTCAGCACCAATTAACCTCACCGATCGACTTCACCAGGTGCTTCGCTGGGCCACTGGCTCCGTTGAGATTTTCTTCTCTAGAAACAATGCCTTACTTGGCTCCAGGCGCCTCAAGTTTCTCCAGCGTATGGCTTACCTAAACGTCGGCATTTACCCTTTCACCTCTGTGTTCCTCATTGTCTATTGCTTCCTCCCTGCACTCTCACTCTTCTCTGGACAGTTCATAGTTCAAGATCTAAACACCGCCTTCTTAATCTACCTTCTCATCATAGTAGTATGCCTCATCGCGCTGGCCATCCTAGAGGTGAAATGGTCCGGTGTGGGATTGGAAGAGTGGTGGAGGAATGAACAGTTCTGGCTCATTTCTGGAACAAGCTCTCACTTGGCTGCTGTGGTCCAAGGCCTTCTCAAAGTGATTGCAGGAATTGAAATATCTTTCACATTGACTTCCAAGTCTTCAGGAGAGGACATTGACGATATCTATGCTGACTTGTATCTTGTGAAGTGGACCTCATTGATGATTCCACCAATTGTCATTGCAATGCTGAATATAGTAGGGATTGCAGTTGCATTTTCAAGGACCATTTACAGCACGTCCCCTCAATGGAGTAAGTTCATTGGTGGAGCATTCTTTAGCTTCTGGGTGTTGGTACATTTGTATCCTTTTGCCAAGGGTTTGATGGGGAGGAGAGGGAAGACACCAACTGTCGTGTTTGTTTGGTCAGGTCTCATCGCAATTACACTTTCCCTGCTCTGGATTGCTATTAACCCGCCTAACGGAAGCTCGACGCAAGGCATTGGAGGAGGTTTTCAATTCCCATGA
- the LOC133880904 gene encoding protein FAR1-RELATED SEQUENCE 5, translating to MENEMLEFDIGLGGGGREGDDDGLDIDDDEMADSPSATSGGAGGGSASGGEIYLPEGDLLDLEPYEGMEFESEEAAKAFYNSYARRVGFSTRVSSSRRSRRDGAIIQRQFVCAKEGFRNLNEKRTKDREIKRPRTITRVGCKASLSVKMQDSGKWIVSGFVREHNHELVPPDQVHCLRSHRQISGPAKTLIDTLQAAGMGPRRIMSALIKEYGGASKVGFTEVDCRNYMRNNRQRSLEGDIQLVLDYLRQMHAENPNFFYAVQGDDDGSMNNVFWADPKARLNYTYFGDTITFDTTYRSNRYRLPFAPFTGVNHHGQPVLFGCAFLINESEASFVWLFKTWLMAMSGRPPLSITTDHDAVIRLAITQVFPETRHRFCKWHIFKKCQEKLSQVFLQHPNFEADFHKCVNLNESIEEFESCWLSLVDGYDLRDHEWLQTIYSARKQWVPVYLRDTFFAEMSITQRSDSMNSYFDGYVNASTNLNQFFKLYEKALESRNEKEVKADYDTMNAAPVLRTPSPMEKQASELYTRKLFIRFQEELVGTLTLMASKAEDDGEVITYQVAKFGEDHKAYYVKFNVLEMKATCSCQMFEFSGLLCRHALAVFRVTNVLTLPSHYILKRWTRNAKSSVILEERTSVVYTNYLESHTVRFNTLRHEAFKFVDEGVKSVETYDAAMDALKVAAKKVAHETKNEGKRGMANGRVRRNLVSDGNHANCTSDDLEGSSGRHMSEDDIDKRIREISSELECSNRKCEVYRANLLSVLKDIEDHKMQLSIKVQNIKISMKDGL from the exons ATGGAAAACGAGATGCTTGAATTTGACATTGGGTTGGGAGGTGGTGGGAGGGAAGGTGATGATGATGGGTTGGacattgatgatgatgaaatgGCTGATAGCCCATCTGCCACCAGTGGTGGGGCTGGAGGAGGTTCCGCCAGCGGTGGCGAAATTTACCTTCCTGAGGGGGACCTTTTGGACCTTGAACCTTATGAAGGTATGGAATTTGAGTCTGAGGAGGCTGCCAAGGCCTTCTATAATTCTTATGCTCGCCGTGTTGGCTTCAGTACCCGTGTCAGCTCCTCCCGTCGATCCAGGCGGGATGGAGCAATTATACAGAGGCAATTTGTCTGTGCTAAGGAGGGGTTCCGCAACTTGAATGAGAAGCGGACAAAGGACAGAGAGATTAAACGCCCGCGGACTATTACTAGAGTGGGCTGCAAAGCATCCTTGTCTGTCAAGATGCAGGATTCAGGGAAATGGATTGTGTCTGGGTTTGTTAGGGAACATAACCATGAACTGGTTCCACCCGATCAGGTGCACTGCCTTCGCTCTCATAGGCAAATCTCTGGTCCTGCCAAGACATTGATTGATACCTTGCAGGCTGCCGGAATGGGTCCTCGGAGGATTATGTCGGCCCTCATAAAAGAGTATGGTGGAGCAAGCAAAGTTGGATTTACAGAGGTCGACTGTAGGAATTACATGAGGAATAACCGCCAGAGGAGCTTAGAAGGGGATATTCAACTCGTTCTGGATTATTTGAGGCAAATGCACGCAGAGAACCCCAATTTCTTCTATGCTGTGCAGGGTGATGACGATGGGTCTATGAACAATGTCTTCTGGGCTGATCCAAAGGCGAGGCTGAACTATACTTACTTTGGTGATACCATTACATTTGACACTACCTACAGATCCAATAGGTACCGATTGCCCTTTGCACCTTTCACCGGGGTAAACCATCATGGACAGCCCGTATTGTTTGGTTGTGCTTTCCTAATAAATGAATCTGAAGCATCATTTGTGTGGCTGTTTAAGACGTGGCTTAtggcaatgtctggtcggcctCCATTGTCAATCACAACTGATCATGATGCAGTGATACGTTTAGCTATAACACAGGTTTTTCCAGAGACCCGACATCGTTTCTGCAAATGGCACATCTTCAAAAAATGCCAGGAGAAGTTGTCCCAGGTGTTTCTCCAACACCCAAATTTTGAAGCAGACTTCCATAAATGTGTTAACTTGAATGAGTCGATTGAGGAATTTGAGTCTTGCTGGTTGTCGCTTGTTGATGGATACGATCTCAGGGATCATGAATGGCTTCAAACAATTTACTCTGCTCGCAAGCAATGGGTACCGGTATATCTGCGGGATACTTTCTTTGCAGAAATGTCCATAACCCAGCGAAGCGATAGTATGAATTCATACTTCGACGGCTATGTGAATGCCTCAACCAATCTGAACCAGTTCTTTAAGCTATATGAGAAAGCTCTAGAGAGTCGCAATGAGAAAGAGGTGAAAGCAGATTATGATACTATGAACGCTGCCCCAGTTTTGAGGACCCCTTCTCCAATGGAGAAACAAGCATCTGAGCTTTACACGAGAAAACTGTTCATTAGGTTTCAAGAGGAGCTAGTTGGAACGCTAACATTGATGGCATCGAAGGCTGAGGATGATGGAGAGGTAATCACATATCAAGTGGCAAAGTTTGGGGAGGATCATAAAGCGTATTATGTCAAATTCAATGTCTTGGAGATGAAAGCAACTTGTAGTTGCCAGATGTTTGAGTTTTCAGGTCTTCTTTGCAGACATGCATTGGCAGTTTTTAGAGTGACCAATGTGCTTACTCTCCCATCTCATTATATACTGAAACGATGGACAAGAAATGCCAAGAGCAGTGTTATATTAGAAGAACGTACCAGTGTTGTATACACCAATTATCTAGAATCCCATACTGTCCGATTTAATACCCTGCGCCACGAGGCTTTTAAATTTGTAGATGAAGGAGTAAAGTCCGTGGAaacttatgatgctgcaatggATGCTTTGAAAGTAGCTGCAAAAAAAGTTGCTCATGAAACAAAGAACGAGGGAAAAAGAGGCATGGCCAACGGGCGTGTTAGGAGGAACTTGGTGAGTGATGGAAATCATGCAAATTGTACCAGTGATGATCTTGAAGGGAGCTCTGGACGGCATATGTCTGAG GATGACATTGACAAGAGAATTCGAGAAATTAGCAGTGAACTGGAGTGTTCAAATCGGAAATGTGAGGTTTATAGGGCTAACCTGCTTTCAGTTTTAAAAGATATTGAGGATCATAAGATGCAGTTGTCGATTAAAGTGCAAAACATAAAGATTAGTATGAAAGACGGCCTGTAA
- the LOC133880993 gene encoding uncharacterized protein LOC133880993 — MQTTFAPQTGLFWLEHEKFVPLGRFSPAMRLLARIVLQNVWPINRHSEIGFERARFMFGIVDGIPICLCTHAVAQMIEAYRDKSTSLPYAGLITKLLKHLELPIPNSEPVQVPQGYFGKATVQKSEAQLHQAAREMAHEATAPAVDGDLGASSSSSVSMEALMEQVIALVQMMGSVNKRVIAMDERQMAMEKRQVEMEQQLVAVGVQLSTMRTNLAEQSIEVQQIDANVKSILDRVIPEDEQAP, encoded by the coding sequence ATGCAGACTACGTTTGCTCCTCAAACTGGGCTTTTCTGGCTTGAGCATGAGAAATTTGTACCTTTGGGTAGATTTTCTCCAGCCATGCGACTTCTTGCTCGCATTGTGCTTCAAAATGTGTGGCCTATCAATCGCCATTCTGAGATTGGTTTTGAGAGGGCGAGGTTTATGTTTGGGATAGTTGATGGGATCCCCATTTGTCTTTGTACTCATGCTGTAGCACAAATGATTGAGGCCTATCGTGACAAATCCACTTCCTTACCCTATGCCGGCCTCATAACCAAACTGCTCAAACATCTTGAGTTGCCCATTCCCAACTCTGAGCCTGTACAAGTTCCTCAAGGATACTTTGGAAAAGCTACTGTCCAAAAGTCTGAAGCTCAACTACATCAAGCAGCTCGTGAGATGGCCCATGAGGCTACTGCACCTGCAGTTGATGGTGACCTTGGTGCCTCTTCTTCATCCTCTGTCTCCATGGAGGCACTCATGGAGCAGGTCATTGCCTTGGTTCAGATGATGGGCAGTGTTAACAAGAGGGTGATAGCTATGGATGAGCGCCAAATGGCGATGGAGAAGCGCCAAGTTGAGATGGAACAACAGTTGGTGGCTGTTGGGGTACAGCTTAGTACTATGCGGACTAATCTAGCTGAGCAGAGTATTGAGGTGCAGCAGATTGACGCCAATGTCAAGAGCATACTGGATAGAGTAATCCCAGAAGATGAACAAGCTCCTTGA
- the LOC133880905 gene encoding protein FAR1-RELATED SEQUENCE 9, which translates to MSGSRQRTLGGGGQQVLDYLKRTHAENPAFFFAVQGDNDHGGGNIFWVDATSRMNYSYFGDAVIFDTTYRTNRYRVPFASFTGFNHHGQPVLFGCALILNDSESSFIWLFETWLNAMSGRHPVSITSDPDRLIQVAVAQVLPETRHRFCKLAIFRETQEKLSHLYQSHPTFETEFRKCIDETDTIEEFESCWQLLLERYYVMGNEWLQTMYNARQQWVPVFMRNSFFGEVSRTEGSEGVNSFFDGFVNALTTLQMLIKQYEKAIASWHDLELKADYETTNTTPVLKTPSPMEKQAANLYTRRIFMKFQEELVETLANPATKIDDSGTVTTYRVAKFGEDHKAHTVTFNSFEMKVSCSCQMFEYSGIICRHILAVFRAKNLLTLPSQYILKRWTRNAKSGTVLDEHASELTNSSRESLTVRYNNLRREAIKYVEEGAKSIHIYNVAMDALKEAAKKIAVVKTQSPGAPKSGTLVNGGGQELHATEEHQVATYQSSDEKEKKIRELTAELESTNQRCEVYRANLLAVLKDMEEQKLKLSVKVQNARLSLKE; encoded by the exons ATGAGTGGCAGCAGACAGAGGACCCTCGGGGGTGGGGGTCAGCAAGTATTGGACTATCTGAAGCGAACGCATGCAGAGAATCCTGCTTTCTTCTTTGCAGTTCAAGGTGATAATGATCACGGTGGTGGAAATATATTCTGGGTAGATGCAACATCCAGAATGAACTATTCTTACTTTGGAGATGCTGTCATATTTGACACTACATACAGGACAAATCGGTATAGGGTACCATTTGCCTCATTCACAGGGTTTAATCATCATGGGCAGCCAGTGTTGTTTGGTTGTGCATTAATTCTCAATGACTCTGAGTCCTCCTTCATATGGCTATTTGAAACTTGGCTTAATGCAATGTCTGGACGCCACCCTGTCTCTATAACAAGCGACCCTGACCGGCTCATACAAGTTGCTGTTGCTCAAGTTCTTCCTGAAACACGTCATCGATTCTGTAAGTTGGCCATATTCAGAGAAACGCAAGAGAAACTGTCTCATCTATATCAGTCACACCCTACTTTTGAAACAGAATTCAGGAAGTGCATAGATGAGACTGATACAATTGAGGAGTTTGAGTCATGCTGGCAATTACTGCTGGAGAGATACTATGTCATGGGTAATGAATGGCTTCAAACAATGTACAATGCTCGGCAACAATGGGTTCCGGTTTTCATGCGAAACAGTTTCTTTGGAGAGGTATCTAGAACTGAAGGAAGTGAAGGTGTAAATTCATTCTTTGATGGGTTTGTGAATGCATTGACCACCTTACAAATGCTGATTAAGCAGTATGAGAAAGCTATAGCAAGTTGGCATGATTTGGAATTAAAGGCAGATTACGAAACTACCAACACTACCCCAGTTCTGAAGACACCATCTCCCATGGAAAAACAAGCTGCGAATCTTTACACAAGGAGGATATTCATGAAATTCCAAGAGGAACTGGTTGAGACCCTTGCTAATCCTGCAACAAAAATTGATGACTCTGGAACCGTCACCACATACCGAGTGGCCAAATTTGGGGAAGACCACAAAGCACACACCGTGACTTTCAATTCTTTTGAGATGAAAGTTAGTTGCAGCTGCCAAATGTTTGAGTATTCAGGAATTATTTGTAGGCATATATTAGCagtttttagagcaaaaaatcTTCTTACTCTTCCGTCTCAGTATATATTGAAACGATGGACAAGGAATGCCAAGAGTGGAACTGTGTTGGATGAACATGCTTCAGAGTTGACAAACAGTTCTCGAGAATCTTTAACGGTTCGTTATAACAATTTACGTCGGGAAGCAATTAAATATGTAGAAGAAGGGGCAAAATCTATTCACATTTATAATGTGGCAATGGATGCTTTAAAAGAGGCTGCTAAGAAGATTGCGGTTGTGAAGACTCAAAGTCCAGGAGCTCCAAAGAGTGGTACTTTGGTAAATGGAGGTGGGCAAGAGTTGCATGCAACTGAAGAACATCAAGTGGCAACATATCAATCTTCG GatgagaaggaaaagaaaattcgCGAATTGACTGCTGAGTTGGAGAGCACAAATCAACGATGTGAAGTGTATCGAGCAAACCTGCTGGCTGTCCTGAAAGATATGGAAGAACAGAAGTTAAAGCTGTCAGTGAAGGTTCAAAATGCTAGGCTTAGTTTGAAAGAGTGA
- the LOC133881467 gene encoding AT-rich interactive domain-containing protein 6-like: protein MVDNKEKGKYMGLEKDNNLTQVDEEGEEEPNPTQVQNVDLKKEKSIDGKGLGEFPIENQGPVDSATSTLETANDANITANELKHGNPGTDIGDIVPSNRLEADSPSKRSVEITPEVGKKDDDIEETDGSDLNPANKLPPEVPRERSMDKYDEKKHELNVGMGNMELSPNREIKEQVSKLKLDVGHGVGMKSSEQSFLLMPDGDHGVEGYESGTEDEQAAFMTEVENFYKERSLEFKSPKFYQKELNLLKLWRAVIKLGGYEQVTSCKLWRQVGQSFNPPKTCTTVSWTFRIFYEKALLEYEKHRMGAGELTEPTRVNNQVGGSQALGSGRTLRDAAARAMQGWHSRRLFGHGEIGDLIVKGKNSGSMPKVDKQLKNIGLLKRKQRSTVERNVQVAHIKVTKPQLETMVVDVGPPADWVKINVQKFDDCFEVYALVPGLLREEVHVQSDPAGCLVISGQPAELDNPWGVTPFKKLVSLPSRIDPHQTSAVVTLHGQLFVRVPFEQSDS from the exons atggTTGATAACAAAGAAAAGGGCAAATATATGGGGTTGGAGAAGGATAACAATCTGACACAAGTTGACGAAGAGGGGGAGGAAGAACCAAACCCCACCCAGGTTCAAAATGTGGATTTGAAGAAGGAGAAAAGCATTGATGGTAAGGGTCTTGGTGAATTCCCTATTGAAAACCAAGGTCCGGTTGATTCTGCAACCTCCACTCTTGAAACCGCTAATGATGCTAATATCACTGCCAATGAACTAAAACATGGCAACCCTGGAACTGATATTGGTGATATAGTACCATCAAATCGGCTGGAAGCCGATTCACCCTCTAAGAGGTCTGTGGAGATAACACCTGAAGTTGGTAAGAAAGATGATGACATTGAAGAAACTGATGGTAGTGATTTAAATCCTGCCAATAAGCTACCACCTGAAGTGCCCCGCGAGAGGTCTATGGACAAATATGATGAGAAAAAGCATGAATTGAATGTTGGGATGGGCAACATGGAGTTGTCTCCAAATAGAGAGATTAAGGAGCAAGTATCAAAACTGAAGTTGGATGTAGGACATGGGGTTGGTATGAAGAGCTCAGAGCAGTCATTTCTTTTAATGCCGGATGGGGACCATGGGGTTGAGGGTTACGAATCTGGAACGGAGGACGAGCAAGCAGCATTCATGACGGAGGTAGAAAATTTCTACAAAGAGAGGAGCTTGGAATTTAAGTCTCCAAAGTTCTACCAAAAGGAATTGAATTTGCTCAA GTTATGGAGAGCTGTAATCAAACTTGGTGGCTATGAACAG GTGACATCTTGCAAGTTGTGGCGGCAAGTGGGACAATCATTCAATCCACCGAA GACCTGCACTACTGTCTCTTGGACTTTCCGAATTTTTTATGAGAAG GCACTGCTTGAATATGAAAAGCATAGAATGGGTGCTGGTGAGCTGACGGAGCCTACTAGAGTAAATAATCAG GTTGGTGGTAGTCAAGCTTTAGGATCGGGTAGGACACTGAGGGATGCTGCAGCTCGTGCAATGCAGGGTTGGCACTCTCGGCGTCTTTTTGGTCATGGAGAAATTGGTGACCTAATTGTTAAG gGGAAGAACTCGGGTTCTATGCCAAAGGTTGACAAACAGCTTAAAAATATTG GTTTACTAAAGCGGAAGCAACGGTCTACTGTTGAGCGTAATGTCCAAGTTGCTCACATTAAAGTGACAAAGCCACA GTTGGAAACAATGGTAGTTGATGTTGGGCCCCCAGCTGATTGGGTGAAGATCAATGTTCAAAAATTT GATGACTGCTTTGAGGTGTATGCCTTAGTTCCCGGGCTTCTGCGTGAGGAG GTTCATGTTCAGTCTGATCCAGCTGGATGCTTGGTTATATCTGGTCAACCAGCGGAACTAGATAATCCTTGGGGTGTCACACCTTTTAAAAAG CTTGTCAGCTTGCCTTCCAGAATTGATCCGCATCAAACTTCTGCTGTCGTGACCCTGCATGGCCAGTTGTTTGTGCGTGTCCCGTTTGAGCAGTCAGATTCATAG